Proteins encoded together in one Impatiens glandulifera chromosome 1, dImpGla2.1, whole genome shotgun sequence window:
- the LOC124914186 gene encoding F-box/LRR-repeat protein 2-like produces the protein MTRKRIPVISPLRENKDLISDLPDELLGNIICMLDMKDAVKASSLSKRWRNIWTKHVVDLKFNHVNITGLKFIPRKKKEFKGLDTAFVGVVDKIMKLRCEEKRDKINSFCLQFPLGKSFSPLIDKWLNFAIGSRVETIDLDLSAHIPSAGRYNFSLLRTVSNYEKRTLKHLRLANCNFRGWSSSPKFGLLISLQLKSVTISSLQIAMVLESCPLLEELTLDTCRNLTELTINATRLKHLSVTNCLKIKEIDMIQAQNLVYLQLRCVSITSLHLKKFIERCPLLEELTLNKCPQLTYLRIGNSTKNCTLLKHLSLTKCSNLVEIDVKRAQNLISLKLKRVLITDLQLTNIIETSPLLEELTLLSCYLLTYLRILESDNSRLKSLHLDRCSNLKEIDLCANLLHTLEYNGILQWFSFKKCPRLINVFIGEDIHLFAGELLITRIARDIPSIENLIFGPYYSLKFFYTNDPEPVFSMRRLVLNIIMRNKKEELIWVNSILNDFPLLETLELNLGIKSRKQVKEKETFEKCPNRCITKLEVNGFEGNKHQVDLLEFLLENLTGLRVLAIGPCRKTYISFNSWVYGKAHDKGKKWFEDRSEWLRTIISPLVHLEFLRIEP, from the exons ATGACGAGAAAGCGCATACCCGTGATATCGCCGTTG agagaaaataagGATTTGATTAGCGATTTGCCAGATGAACTTCTGGGCAATATCATTTGTATGCTGGACATGAAAGATGCAGTGAAGGCAAGCAGTTTATCGAAAAGATGGAGAAATATCTGGACTAAACATGTGGTTGACCTCAAGTTTAACCATGTTAATATTACTGGACTGAAATTTATCCCCCGCAAGAAAAAAGAGTTTAAGGGTTTAGACACTGCTTTTGTGGGAGTGGTGGACAAGATTATGAAGCTGCGGTGCGAAGAAAAGAGAGACAAGATTAACTCTTTTTGCCTTCAATTTCCCTTGGGAAAGAGCTTTTCTCCATTAATAGATAAGTGGCTCAATTTTGCCATTGGAAGCAGAGTTGAGACCATTGATCTTGATTTATCCGCTCACATACCATCTGCAGGAAGATACAATTTTTCATTGCTTAGGACCGTCTCGAATTATGAGAAAAGGACGCTGAAGCATCTACGACTCGCCAATTGCAATTTCCGGGGTTGGTCAAGTTCCCCAAAGTTTGGTTTACTCATTTCTCTTCAGCTCAAATCTGTAACCATAAGCAGTCTTCAAATTGCCATGGTTCTAGAAAGTTGCCCATTACTTGAAGAATTAACTCTTGATACATGTCGTAATCTCACTGAACTGACAATCAACGCTACTCGTTTGAAGCATTTGTCCGTGACCAACTGTTTAAAAATTAAGGAGATTGATATGATTCAAGCCCAAAATCTTGTTTATCTTCAGCTTAGATGTGTATCGATAACAAGTCTTCATTTGAAGAAGTTTATAGAACGTTGCCCATTACTCGAAGAATTAACTTTGAATAAATGTCCTCAACTCACATATCTGAGAATTGGCAATTCAACGAAGAACTGTACTCTTTTGAAGCACTTGTCCTTGACCAAATGTTCTAACCTTGTGGAGATTGATGTGAAACGTGCCCAAAATCTCATTTCTCTTAAGCTTAAACGTGTATTGATAACCGATCTTCAATTGACTAACATTATAGAAACTTCCCCGTTACTCGAAGAGTTAACTTTGCTTTCCTGTTATCTACTCACGTATCTGAGAATTCTCGAATCAGACAACAGCCGTCTGAAGAGTTTACACTTGGATAGATGTTCCAATCTTAAGGAGATTGATCTTTGTGCCAACCTTCTCCATACACTTGAATACAATGGAATTTTACAGTGGTTCTCATTTAAGAAATGCCCGAGActgattaatgtttttattggCGAAGATATACATCTCTTTGCGGGTGAGCTTCTAATTACTAGAATTGCTCGTGATATTCCTTCGATTGAGAATCTAATTTTTGGGCCGTATTATAGTTTAAAA TTTTTCTATACAAATGATCCCGAGCCTGTATTCTCTATGAGGCGAttggttttaaatattataatgcGCAATAAGAAAGAGGAACTTATATGGGTCAATTCTATCTTGAACGATTTCCCCTTATTGGAAACATTGgagttaaat CTCGGGATCAAATCCAGGAAGCAAGTGAAAGAGAAGGAAACCTTTGAAAAATGTCCTAATAGATGCATAACCAAGCTTGAGGTGAATGGGTTCGAAGGAAACAAGCACCAAGTTGATCTGCTTGAGTTTCTATTAGAGAATCTAACCGGGCTTAGAGTATTGGCCATTGGTCCATGCCGTAAGACATACATAAGCTTCAATAGTTGGGTTTATGGAAAAGCACATGATAAGGGGAAAAAATGGTTTGAAGACAGATCCGAGTGGCTTCGCACAATAATTTCTCCACTTGTTCATCTAGAGTTTCTAAGGATAGAACCGTAA